A single region of the Eleginops maclovinus isolate JMC-PN-2008 ecotype Puerto Natales chromosome 16, JC_Emac_rtc_rv5, whole genome shotgun sequence genome encodes:
- the tfap4 gene encoding transcription factor AP-4 isoform X1, translating to MEYFMVPAQKVPSLQHFRKTEKEVIGGLCSLANIPLTPETARDQERRIRREIANSNERRRMQSINSGFQSLKTLIPHSDGEKLSKAAILQQTSDYIFTLEQEKTRLLQQNSQLKRIIQELSGSSPKRRRAEEKDEGIGSPDILEEEKTEDLRREMIELRQQLEKERSIRMMLEDQVYPEKLRALSQQVQEHQSLVHLQQHKMERDVTPDHSPQVSAPSTPPAPTHHATVIVPAPVQPSQPHHVTVVTMGQTSVINTVSTSRQNLDTIVQAIQHIEGTQGKGCAGEEEQRRAVIVTSGRVHSDAAGSDTASNSDVPDDCSLP from the exons TCTGGCCAACATTCCTCTGACCCCAGAAACAGCCCGGGACCAAGAGAGGCGAATTCGCAGAGAGATTGCCAATAGCAACGAACGTAGGCGTATGCAGAGCATCAATTCTGGATTCCAGTCTCTTAAAACACTCATCCCACACAGTGATGGAGAGAAGCTCAGTAAG GCTGCCATCCTGCAACAGACATcggattacatttttactttggaACAGGAGAAGACGCGGCTATTGCAGCAGAACAGTCAGCTCAAACGAATCatacag GAGTTAAGTGGTTCCTCTCCCAAGAGGAGGCGTGCAGAGGAGAAAGATGAAGGGATTGGCTCACCAGACatcctggaggaggagaagactGAGGACTTAAGGAGGGAGATGATCGAGTTACGGCAGCAGCTGGAGAAAGAGCGCTCAATCAGAATGATGCTAGAAGATCAG GTGTACCCAGAGAAACTTAGGGCGCTCTCCCAGCAGGTACAGGAGCACCAGAGCCTTGTCCATCTGCAGCAGCACAAGATGGAGAGGGACGTTACTCCAGACCACAGCCCACAG GTGTCTGCCCCCTCTACCCCACCTGCACCAACACACCATGCCACGGTCATTGTCCCTGCACCTGTCCAGCCTTCCCAGCCCCATCATGTCACCGTGGTAACCATGGGCCAGACATCAGTAATCAATACAGTGTCCACATCTCGGCAGAACCTGGACACCATTGTTCAA GCAATCCAGCACATCGAGGGCACCCAGGGAAAGGGTTGTGCCGGCGAGGAAGAGCAGCGGAGGGCGGTCATCGTCACTTCGGGTCGCGTCCATTCTGACGCAGCAGGCTCAGACACAGCCTCAAACAGTGACGTGCCCGATGACTGTTCACTCCCCTGA